A single Blastococcus colisei DNA region contains:
- the ilvN gene encoding acetolactate synthase small subunit: protein MSRHTLSVLVENKSGVLTRVAALFSRRGFNIESLAVGPTENPDLSRMTVVVDADTAPLEQITKQLNKLIEVIKIVELDSTAAVQRELLLVKVRAPMAERTQVLQTAELFRAHVVDVNPDTVTLEATGTPDKLQALLAVLAPLGIKEMAQSGTVALGRGPRSMSGAGTLRPVERSA from the coding sequence ATGAGCAGGCACACGCTCTCGGTGCTGGTCGAGAACAAGTCCGGTGTCCTGACCCGGGTCGCGGCGCTGTTCAGCCGCCGCGGGTTCAACATCGAGTCCCTCGCCGTCGGGCCGACGGAGAACCCCGATCTGTCCCGCATGACGGTCGTCGTCGACGCCGACACCGCGCCGCTCGAGCAGATCACCAAGCAGCTGAACAAGCTGATCGAGGTCATCAAGATCGTCGAGTTGGACTCCACCGCCGCGGTGCAGCGCGAGCTGCTGCTGGTGAAGGTGCGCGCGCCGATGGCCGAGCGCACCCAGGTGCTGCAGACCGCCGAGCTGTTCCGGGCCCACGTCGTCGACGTCAACCCCGACACCGTCACCCTCGAAGCGACGGGAACCCCCGACAAGCTGCAGGCGCTGCTCGCCGTCCTCGCCCCCCTGGGCATCAAGGAGATGGCGCAGTCCGGAACCGTGGCCCTGGGCCGGGGTCCGCGCTCGATGTCGGGCGCCGGTACCTTGCGGCCCGTCGAGCGCTCCGCCTGA
- the ilvC gene encoding ketol-acid reductoisomerase: MAAEIFYDDDADLSIIQGRTVAVLGYGSQGHAHALSLRDSGVDVRVGLPEGSKSRPKAEAEGLRVVTPAEAAAEADLIMILAPDHVQRTLYAESVEPNLQDGDALFFGHGFNIRFGYIKPPAGVDVAMVAPKGPGHLVRREFENGKGVPCLIAVEQDAGGSAQALALSYAKGIGGTRAGVIKTTFAEETETDLFGEQAVLCGGASALITAGFETLTEAGYQPEVAYFECLHELKLIVDLMYEGGIAKQRWSVSDTAEYGDYTSGPKVIDARVKESMKEVLGAIKDGSWAAAFIADQDAGAPDFKAKRAAAEAHPIEETGRKLRGLMSWVSASDDYTGTAARS, translated from the coding sequence ATGGCCGCCGAGATCTTCTACGACGACGACGCCGACCTCTCGATCATCCAGGGGCGCACGGTCGCCGTCCTGGGGTACGGCAGCCAGGGGCACGCGCACGCGCTCTCCCTGCGTGACTCGGGGGTCGACGTGCGCGTCGGCCTGCCGGAGGGCAGCAAGAGCCGGCCCAAGGCCGAGGCCGAGGGGCTCCGTGTCGTCACCCCCGCCGAGGCCGCCGCCGAGGCGGACCTGATCATGATCCTGGCGCCCGACCACGTGCAGCGGACCCTCTACGCCGAGTCGGTCGAGCCCAACCTGCAGGACGGCGACGCGCTGTTCTTCGGCCACGGCTTCAACATCCGGTTCGGCTACATCAAGCCCCCGGCCGGGGTCGACGTCGCCATGGTGGCGCCCAAGGGGCCGGGCCACCTGGTGCGCCGCGAGTTCGAGAACGGCAAGGGCGTGCCCTGCCTGATCGCCGTCGAGCAGGACGCCGGCGGCAGCGCACAGGCCCTCGCGCTGTCCTACGCGAAGGGCATCGGCGGCACCCGGGCCGGCGTCATCAAGACGACCTTCGCCGAGGAGACCGAGACCGACCTCTTCGGTGAGCAGGCCGTGCTCTGCGGCGGCGCCAGCGCGCTGATCACCGCCGGGTTCGAGACCCTCACCGAGGCCGGCTACCAGCCCGAGGTCGCCTACTTCGAGTGCCTGCACGAGCTGAAGCTGATCGTCGACCTCATGTACGAGGGCGGTATCGCCAAGCAGCGCTGGTCGGTCTCCGACACCGCCGAGTACGGCGACTACACCTCCGGCCCGAAGGTCATCGACGCCCGCGTCAAGGAGTCGATGAAGGAGGTCCTCGGCGCGATCAAGGACGGCTCGTGGGCCGCGGCCTTCATCGCCGACCAGGACGCCGGCGCGCCGGACTTCAAGGCCAAGCGGGCCGCCGCCGAGGCACACCCGATCGAGGAGACCGGGCGCAAGCTGCGCGGTCTGATGAGCTGGGTGTCGGCCTCGGACGACTACACCGGTACCGCCGCCCGTAGCTGA